Genomic window (Bacillus pumilus):
TGAACAACCAGTTTCTTAAGTAACTGAAGCGAGACGTGTTGTTTTGTGCCGTAAAGGCTATGTACACCCCATAAACAGCATGATAGATCAGTGGTAAGAAAATCACGAACAGCTCAAGTGCATATCTGAATGGAAGCTGTTCCATAAAGTGTGCAGCTTTGTTAAACGCCTCTGGTCCATTCGTCGCAAAGTGGTTAACCACTAAGTGCTGTACTAAAAATAGACCAACCGGAATGACGCCAAGCAAAGAATGCAATCTCCGATAAAAAAATTCTTTGTTCCCCGACATTACTTTACCCCCTAGTAAAAAGTGCAATTGCTGAAAATTGTCTTACCCCCGCTTCTTTCAATTGTAAGCACTTTATTCAAATTTATTGACAATTTCATTTTACTCCTATGTCAAAAAAGCGTCAAGAAACCGCGTACATAAATTAAAATTTTCCGAAATTTAAAAGTTTTTAATCAAAATTCGTTTTACTACAATAAGAATTTCTTAGACTTCAGGGAAAACTCTGTCATCATATGCCCACATAAGCTATAATAAATTGTTGAAAGAGGGGAGCCGTACAATGAATAAATTCGAATCTAACTTAGAACAGCTAAAAGAAATTGAAGTCAATGGATTTGCCTACGAGCTGATACGCGAAGTTCTGCTGCCTGACATTCTTGGCCAGGATCATTCATCTATGATGTATTTTGCGGGTAAGCTGCTTGCTCGTAAATTTCCTCAAGAGTCATGGGAGAAGATCCCCGAATTTTTCCATGATGCTGGATGGGGGACGCTCACAATGGTCCATTCAAAAAAACAGGAAATTGAGTTTGAGCTCGAAGGTCCACTTGTATCGAATCGACTCACCTATCAAAAGGAGCCATGCTTTCAAATGGAAGCAGGTTTTATTGCTGAGCAAATTCAGCTTCTCAACGAGCACGTAGCTGAATCCTATGAACAAGTAAAAAAGCGTGCTGATAAAGTCATTTTAACCGTTAAATGGGATTTAAGAGACCCTAGCTAACACTCTCTATGAAAGGCGTGGACTTCAGGTCACGCCTTTTTTGTATGCCTTCTTCTATCATAGCATACTTAATGAATGGGTTTACGCACGTTTTCCTTTCTGATACGTGGCGGCTTCCGAAATCAAAAAGAGGTGCACTCTCTCATGAGGTGCACCTCCCGCCTTTTTAAGAGTGAGCAGCTGCACTCACCTTTGATAAATCAAACGCATCATGCAGTGCTTCAACGGCTTTGACCATATCATCACGACCAACGACTGTTGAGACTTTGATTTCAGACGTACTGACCATTTTCACTTGAATATCTTTTTCCGCTAACACAGCGAACATTTCTGCGGCTACACCTGGATTTGAGACCATACCAGACCCAACTATGGATACTTTGGCTAATTTGCTTTCTGTCTCGATCTGCTCGTAACCAAGCGCTCCTTTATATTCTTCTAACACTTCAACTGTTTTGGACAAATCATCTGTTTTCACAGAGAAAGAAATGGACGTCTGATTGGTGCTTGTGACGGACTGAATGATGATATCGACATTGATATTTTGCTTCGCAAGCGTCGTAAAGATGGTCGATAATGTTGTAAGTCCGCTTGAAAGACCGCACACCGTCACACGTGTAATCTGATCTTCAAATGCAATGCCTCTAACGACTAAATTTTGCTCCATGGATGATTCCTCCTCAATTAACGTACCCGGTTCATTTTCAATACTAGAACGGACTTCTAGTGGGACTTGATAATTTTTCGCAAATTCGACAGCTCTTGGATGCAAGACGCCAGCTCCTAAATTAGCCAGTTCGAGCATCTCATCGTATGAAATACCTGCAAGTTTTCGCGCAGCCGGTACAAAACGCGGATCTGTCGTAAACACACCTGGTACATCTGTGTATATATCACATTTATCCGCTTTTAGTGCAGCAGCAAGTGCCACAGCTGTCGTATCTGATCCACCACGTCCAAGCGTTGTGATATGCATCTCATCTGCAATGCCTTGGAAGCCTGCTACAACCACTACTTTCCCCGCACTTAATTCTTCTTTTATTCTTGATTCATCAATGTCCACAATTCTTGCGTTACCATGTACCTGCTCTGTTTTCATACCAGCCTGCCAGCCTGTAAAGGAAATGGCATCATAGCCTTTTGCTTGCAGCGCCATCGTTAATAAGGAAATGGTCACTTGCTCTCCAGTTGCGAGCAGCATATCCATTTCTCTTTTGCTTGGATGATCTGTCAGTTCTTTCGCTAGGTCTACTAGAACATCCGTTGATTTACCCATTGCCGACACAACCACAACGACATCATGTCCGGCCTCGCGTTCAGCGATGACCCTTTCTGCAGCATTGCGAATTTTTTCTGTCGATCCAACGGACGTTCCGCCAAATTTTTGTACAATTAGTCCCATGTCTACCACCCTTTTTCAAAAGATCACGTGTGAGAGAAGAGGCAAGAAGCGGCTTTGGAGACTGCCTGCTCACTGCAAATAAAAAAAGCAATGAGAGAACAGATCTCCCATTGCTTTAAAATCATCATCAAACGATGCAAACAATGAGATAGCCCTCCAAGAAATACATTCTTGACAGCCCTACATTTCTTCAATGTACAGCCAGCGAATAAAATGAGTGGATTTTATTCACTTCGGCGACGCTCCCCTTTCAGCCCTCTTCCTAGACCCCATCGATCTCTGAAGGCTTACTCTTGAAGTTCGCACCTCTATCTACAACAAACAACACGTTCATTTATTAAATTAGTCACAATCTTAACAGACTTTTGGAAAAAGTACAATCTATTTTTTTAAAGCTTCCATTAAAAGCTCGGCCGTTTGTTTCGGGATGCCAGCGTCCTGAAAGTCTTGGATAGAGGCTTCTTTCATCTTTTTCACAGAGCCAAAATGTTTGAGAAGCTGCTTTTTACGCTTTTCTCCGATACCTGGTACATCGTCTAAAATAGATTGAAATGCATTTTTTCCGCGCAGCTGTCGGTGAAAGCTTATAGCGAACCTGTGCACTTCATCTTGAATGCGCTGCAATAAATAGAAGGCCTGACTATTCCGCTCCAGCGCAACAATTTCAAGTGTATCGCCCATCATGAGATTCGAAGTTCTGTGCTTCTCATCTTTCACAAGACCAGCGACTGGGACAGACAAGTTCAATTCATTTTCAAGCACATCTATGGCTGCATTGATCTGTCCCTTTCCTCCGTCAATTAAAATTAAATCTGGCAGCGGCAGCTCATCCTTTAACACACGGGTATATCGTCTTCTAATGACTTCACGCATAGATGCATAATCATCTGGACCTGCAACGGTTTTAATTTTGTATTTTCGGTATTCCTTTTTATATGGCTTCCCGTCTTGAAAAACGACCATGGCAGAAACCGGGTCTGCACCTTGAATATTCGAGTTATCAAATGCCTCAATCCTGTACGGCATATAAATATTTAGTGCATCTCCAAGCTGCTTCACCGCACCAATGGACCGTTCTTCATCACGCTCAATGAGCGAAAATTTTTCTTTTAAGGCGATTTTGGCGTTTTGATGGGCAAGTAAAAGCAAATCCTTCTTCTTTCCTTTTTTCGGCTGGAGAACGTTCGTCTCAAGCAATTGTTCAATCATCTCTTGATCTACACTGTCTGGCACCAAAATTTCCTTCGGCAGAAAGTGATTGTTTTTTGCATAAAACTGCCCCATAAACGTGAGGAACTCTTCCTCGGGGTCTTGATACATAGGAAACAAGCTGACATCACGTTCAATCAATTTCCCCTGCCTAATGAAGAAGACTTGGACACACATCCATCCCTTGTCATAGGCATATGCAAAGACGTCTCGATCTGATAAATCGCTCATCGTCATTTTCTGCTTTTCCATCGTTGAATCGATGTAAGCGATTTGGTCTCTCAGTTCTTTTGCCCGCTCAAACTCTAGTTGTTCCGCCGCTTCCTGCATCTTTTCGCTTAGTTCTTTTTTGATTTGCTGATGCCCTCCGTTTAGAAACCTTGTGATTTCGTCCACGAGCTGCTTATTTGTTTCTTCTGAAATGTCATACACACATGGCGCTAGACATTGCCCAAGATGATAATAGAGACAGACGCGATCAGGAAGGGTGGCACATTTTCTCAGAGGATACAAACGGTCGAGCAGCTTTTTCGTTTCTCTAGCTGCTTGTACGTTCGGGTATGGACCGAAATATTTCCCTTTGTCCTTTTTCACATGACGGGTGACGATCAGCTTAGGATGCCGTTCGTTCGTAATTTTAATAAAAGGATACGTTTTGTCATCCTTGAGCATGACATTGTATTTTGGGTCGTATTTTTTGATTAAATTCAGCTCTAAAATAAGTGCCTCGATATTAGAAGAGGTGACAATGTATTCAAAGTCCTCAATTTCACTGACAAGCCGCTGCGTTTTGGCGTCATGAGATCCAGTAAAATAAGACCGCACTCTGTTTTTTAATACTTTTGCCTTCCCGACATAAATGACTGTATTTTGTCGATCTTTCATTAGGTAGCAGCCTGGTTGATCAGGCAAGACCGATAGCTTTTCTTTGATCAGTTTGTTCATCTTTTCATCCGTCCTTGTTTTCCTCTTTCACTCCTTCTAGTGTATCACGAACATTTGTTTTATACCATATTGAAAGAAAAGCGGCTCTCGTGTTTACGAGAACCGCTTCAGTGAGTATGCCGCTCAGGCATAGACAGGGTTTATAGATGTTTGTTAACAAGCTCAGCAAGTGCTTCTTTTGGTTTGAAACCAACAGATGTTTCTACTACTTCGCCGTCTTTTAAAACAAGAAGTGTTGGGATACTCATTACACCGTATTTACCAGCAGTTTCTTGGTTATCATCTACATCAATTTTTACAATTTTCATTTTGTCGCCCATTTCTTGATCAAGTTCTTCAAGAACTGGAGCAATCATTTTACAAGGTCCACACCATGGTGCCCAAAAATCTGCAATAACAACACCTTCTGCCGTTTCTTGTGAAAATGTTGCGTCAGTAGCTTTTACGATTGCCATTATTCATTCCTCCAATGTAAATTATGCTTTTTAGTATAGCATCTACCAATGTGACTTGCGAATGAAATGCTTACGAATCATTTTTTATGAAATGAATTAAAAAACAAACCGCACAATCGCACCAATGACAACAATTGCACCAATGATCATGAGAATTGTTCTTAGCATATAAATAACTCCCTTTCCGCTTCGTTTACAATGTATGATGCCCCAACATTCTTCTCATCAAACATCAAAATATGCGATCAAGCTAGATCGACAGTCATCATCACCACCGACATTGGCGGCAGATCTATGGTCAACTCACTGGGTTTTACGGCAAATTGCTGAAACTCTGCTGGCTGGACAGCATGAGGATCATCAAATGTATTGTGCGCATTCATGCGGTCCGCTGTTAGCACGCAGCCAGTGACTTTCGTTTGAGCATCCACTCCCTCAACGGCAAGGGATACCTTGCTTTGTTCCTGCGGATGAAGGTGGCAGAAACTAATGTGCATCTTGTCTGATGAACGCGAAGCTGACACACTGACCCGAGGAATTTGTTCTCCTTTACGTTCATAGGGTGTTGACACGAACTCCACTTCAAGTGCTTCTTCCTCTTGATGCACTTGAAACATGTGAAACACATGATACGTAGGCGTCAAAATCATCTTTTCTTCCTTCGTTAACACCATCGCTTGCAGAACATTGACCGTCTGTGCAATATTCGCCATATGAATCCGCTGGCAGTGACGATGAAAGATATGAAAATGCAAAGCACAAACCAGGGCGTCTCTTAGTGTGTTTTGCTGATACAAAAACCCAGGATTTGTCCCTGGCTCTGGGTCATACCATGTCCCCCATTCATCAATAATCATCCCGATTCGTTTGTCTGGGTCATAACGATCCATGATCTCTCCGTGGTCCACAACAAGACGTTCCATCTCAGAGGCTTTTTTCAATGTCACAAACCATTCATCCTCATCAAATTCAGTTGCTGACCCTTTTTTCTCCCATGTACCAGGGACAGTGTAATAATGCAAACTGAGTCCATCCATCCAAGGTGCAGCCCGCTCCATCAATACTTTTGTCCAATTCACGTCATTTGAATTCGCGCCACATGCGATTTTGTATATCGTCTGACTCGTAAACTCTCTCACATACGTTTGATAACGTTTATATAAATCGGCATAGTATTCAGGCGTCATATTTCCACCGCAGCCCCAGCTTTCATTCCCTACACCGACATAGGTCAAGTTCCAAGGCTCTTGTTTTCCGTTTTGAATGCGCCATTCGGACATCGGTGTGCCCTTTGGAAATGTGATGTACTCGATCCATTCTGCTAATTCTTGAACAGACCCACTTCCAACATTTCCGCAAATATAAGGCTCGCAATCAAGCAGCTCACACAGTTTCATAAATTCATGCGTACCAAATGCATTGGATTCAACCGTCCCGCCCCAATGAGTGTTCACCATCGGCTTTCGTTCGCTCAGATCTCCCACACCATTTGCCCAATGATACTCGTCTGCAAAACAACCTCCTGGCCATCTAAGCACCGGAATATGTAATGCTTGAAGGGCTTTTAGCACATCGGTACGAATCCCTTCAATATGATCAATTGATGAGTCTTTTCCTACCCAAATCCCATCATAAATTCCTCTTCCTAAATGCTCTTGAAAGTGTCCATAGATGTGCTTAGAAATGCGTCCGATCACGTCATTGACTTTTACTGTTCCCTTCACTTGTCAACCGCTCCTTTGTGTATTGATGACATACAAAAAAACCCAGAATACCTAGGCATTCTGAGTGTATGAGCGTTACGAGTGGATATTCATCTTTTTTAATTCTTCATTTAAAAGTGGCACTACTTCAAATAAGTCACCAACGATTCCGTAATCGGCAATTTTGAAGATCTCGGCCTCTGGGTCTTTGTTAATTGCCACTATGACTTTACTGTTAGACATTCCAGCTAAATGCTGAATCGCGCCTGATATCCCGCACGCAATATAAAGGTCAGGTGTGACGACCTTCCCTGTTTGGCCGATTTGCAGGGCATAATCACAGTAGTCTGCATCACAGGCGCCACGAGAGGCACCGACTGCTGCGCCCAGCGTTTCGGCGAGTTCATTCAGCGGTTCAAATCCTTCCTTACTCTTCACCCCGCGTCCCCCGGCGACGATGACCTTTGCTTCAGATAAATCTACACCTTCTGACGTTTTTTTAATGACTTCCTTCACGATCGTTCGCAGGTTCTGAATATCGACAGAAACGGGTGTAATTTCTCCGCTTCGGGAGGTATCCCGCTCAAGAGGTGCCACGTTGTTTGGCCGGATGGTCGCCAACAGCAGACGATCTGTTGAAATTACTTTTTCAAAGGCTTTTCCAGAGTAAATCGGTCTAGTGAAAACGAGATGTTCTCCGGTAACGCTTACATCAATTGCATCTGAAATCAAGCCTGTCTGCAAACGTGCAGCTATTTTCGGCGACAGGTCTTTTCCGATAGACGTATGGCCAAAGAGTACAGCACCCGGGTTGACCTGATCTAAAATAGCTTGCAGCGCCTGCGCAAAACCATCTGACGTATAATAAGAAAGATGTGGATGCTCCACAATCATGACATGATCCGCTCCATAGTAAAGTAGTTCATCCGCTTGGCCTTTGACGTCATCCCCTATTAACACGCCAATGACCTCACCGCCCTCTGCCACTTGATGAGCCGCAGCAATGGCTTCAAATGTCACATTTCTTAATTTACCGTCACGACTTTCTCCAAGTACAACAACTGTTTTACTCATCTTTCAAGTTCCCCCTTGTTCTCGTGATATCGTAAAGTGGAGCATTAGATGACTTTTGCTTCGCTTCTTAATAGATCCGTCAGTTCTTTGACTTGATCGTGAAGCTCACCGCTGAGCACTTTGCCACCTTCTTTTTTCTCCGGTAAGAAACGTTCGATTGTTTTGATTTTATATGGCACATCGTCTTCATCAAGATCTAAATCATCAAGCTCCAGTTCTTCTAAAGGCTTTTTCTTTGCCTTCATAATGCCTGGTAATGATGGATAGCGAGGCTCATTGAGACCTTGCTGAGCTGTGACGACAAGCGGGAGCTCGGCAGAAATCACTTCCACGTCACCCTCTGCATCTCGCTCAATTGAAGCGGTGTCGCCGTCAATTTGAATACTAGTAATCGTTGTGACATATGCAAAACCAAGTAATTCAGCAAGACGGGGGGCAACCTGTCCAGATCCTCCGTCAATCGCCACATTCCCTGCTAAGATTAAGGACGCATCTTTGTCTTTTAAATAGTGGTGAAGAATAGTAGAAACTGAATATTGATCCCACTCTTCTAAGTCGTCTTCCACATTTAATAAAACGGCTTGATCACAGCCCATAGCAAGCGCTGTCCTCAGCTGTTTCTCTGCATCCTCACTACCAACTGTCACAACGGTCACTTCTCCCCCGTGCTCATCGCGAAGCTGGATGGCTTCTTCTATCGCATACTCGTCATAAGGATTAATAATGAACTCTGCTCCATCTTCTTGAATTGCACCAGACTGAATGGAAATTTTCTCTTCTGTGTCAAACGTACGCTTCATCAAAACAAATATATTCATTCATTTCTCCCCCTTGTGTCGTTTGAATCCCTTATTCCCCTTTAAAATTCGGTTTGCGCTTTTCGATAAAGGCTTGGATGCCTTCTTTGGCATCATTCGATTGGAAAACCGCACCAAACTTTTTAGCTTCTAGCTTCATTCCGCCATCATATGAATACAATTTTGTTGCGTTTAATAAATCCAGCACATACTCGAGTGATTTTGGGCTTTTCGTTGCAAATTTATTCGCAAGTGTTTTTGCTGCTTCAAGCGCCTCTTCTTCTGTTTCTGCCAGCTTTGACACAAGTCCGCAGGCGAATGCTTCTTCACCTGTAATTGGTTCAGCTGTCCCCATCATTTCCAGCGCTTTAGCAGTACCCACATAGCGCGGCAGGCGCTGCGTACCGCCGAAACCTGGAATGATACCGAGGTTTAGTTCCGGCAGTCCAAGCTTTGCATCTTTTGTTGCGATTCGGATATCACAAGACATGGCAAGCTCAAGACCCCCTCCTAAAGCGGCTCCGTGAATTGAGGCAATGACTGGTTTTGGACATTGCTCAATCCGTTCAAAGACTTGCTGTCCTCTGTCTGCAAGACTTGCATAATCAGACTTTTTCTGTAACGTCGTAAATTCCTTAATATCAGCACCTGCAGAAAAGAATCTGCCTTCTCCGTGGATCACAATCGCTCTTACTTCTTCATTCTGTTCGAGATGGTCAATCATGTCATTAAGCTCAGTGAGCAGCTGAGAAGATAAGGCATTTGCTGGTGGATGCTGAATCGTGATAAGTGCTGTATGCCGTTCATGATGTAAGCTAAGTATTTTTTCCATGTCAATCATCCTTTTTCACATTGTCTTTAAGATTGATGTATTCCGTTTAAGAGTAGATCACGTACGTTTTCTGCAAGTGAAGGCAGGTCATACTTTTGATCATTCATTACCCATGTTGTAGCGGTTTCATCAATCGTCCCAAATACCATTTGTCTCGCTAAGCGAACATCTAGATTTTGTCTGAATTCTCCCGTTTTCTTTCCCTCTGCTAGAATGGATTCGAGCATATTTAAATACCCTTTCAGCACCTCATTGATTTTTTGCCGCAGCTCAAGGTTTGACTGCCTGAGTTCGAGCTGTGTCACAAGAGCCAAATGATGATTTTGCGCAAGCATGCGGAAGTGCTCTTCAATAAGCAGCAGCAGCTTTTCTTTGGCTGACGGTTTCTTTTGAATATCAGTTTCCATCCGTTCGATGAATTGTCCCATTTTTTCTTTGAATAATGAGATCAGAATATCTTCTTTATTTTTGAAATAAAGATAAATGGTTCCGTCAGCCACCCCTGCTTGTTTCGCAATCTTTGAAACTTGTGATTGATGATAGCCATTTTCTGCAATCACCACAACTGCTGCATCAATAATTTGCATGTACTTCGGTCTTTTCTGCTTCAATGTGCTTCGTCCCTTTCTGAATTGAATGAGTATTCATTCATAACTTTATGTTAAAAAGAAACGGGTGATTTGTCAAGTGATCTTCTTCTTTCTTTTCCACCTTTAGCATACCAGAGCAGGCAGTCATCATTCAAATCATCCGGCCGATGGACCGGATGATGCAGACCGTTAAGTTTTAGATTGATCGGCAGGTATTTCAGATGAAGAAGAGTGTTTTCTTTTTTCTTCTTCAATTAAAACTCTGCGTAAAATTTTTCCGACGGCTGTTTTAGGCAGTGACTCTTTAAATTCATACACGCGCGGTACTTTAAATGAGGCGATCCTCGTTCTGACGAAGCGATCAAGCTCATCCTCCGTTAAGTAGGCATCCTTTTTCGGCACAACAAATGCTTTCACTGTTTCCCCTCTGTAAGGATCTGGGATACCTGCGACGACGACTTCTTGTACAAGCTCATGCTCATAAAGGGCTTCTTCGACCTCTCTGGGGTAAATATTATAACCACTTGCAATGATGACATCTTTTTTCCGGTCGACGATATAGAAAAAACCGTCCTCATCCATATACCCAATATCTCCGGTGAAAAACCAGCCATCTCTTAATACAGCCGCTGTCTCCTCTGGCTGATTCCAGTATCCTTTCATGATCTGGGGCCCTTTGACAATGATTTCTCCATGCTCATATGGTTCTTTGAGGCCTCCGGTTTCCTCGCAATAAATACCGGCATCTGTATTAGGCCAAGGACAGCCAATGCTGCCCGTTTTGTTCGCTCCCCATAAAAAGTTAGAATGGGTGACCGGTGAGGTTTCTGAAAGACCATATCCCTCTACTAAACGTCCCCCGGTTAATTTTTCAAAGCTTTGTTTCACTTCAACAGGAAGTGCCGCTGAACCGCTTAGACATGCAGTGATGGATGACAGATCATACGTTTCAATATTCGGATGATGCAGCAAGGCGATATACATTGTTGGTGCACCTGGAAAAAGCGTTGGTTTCTGCTTTTCTATGGTTTTGAGTGTATCAGCGACATCAAAGCGCGGAAGAAGAATCATTTGATGCCCTTCTTTGACAGCAAGATTTAAAACAGTCGTCATCCCGTATACATGAAAAAACGGAATGATGCCAAGGATGCGTTCTTTCCCCCTCGTCGTTTTATACATCCAGGAAGAACACATTTCAGTATTGGCTAAAATATTTTCATGTGTGAGCATGACGCCTTTTGGTAGACCGGTCGTTCCGCCTGTATATTGCAAAACAGCAACATCCTTTTTCGGTTCAAAGGCGAGGGCGGGAATTTGTTGTTCATCTGGCGATTCTTTCATGATGTGTGAGAAGTGATGAATGGTGTCATTTTTCTCCACTTGGATGACCATTTTGTTTTTTCTTCTTTGCACAATAGGGAATAGAATGTTTTTCGGGAATGGTAAATAATCTTGTAGTTTGGTCATGATTAAGTGCTCCATACTTGTCAGCGCTTTCATTTTATACGCCTTTGGATACAACAGATCTAGCGTGATCAATACTTTGGCACCGCTGTCTTCCATTTGATATTCCAGTTCTTTCTCCGTATAAAGTGGGTTCGTTTGAACAACGATACCACCTGCTATTAATACAGCATAATAAGAAATGACCGATTGAGGACAGTTCGGCAGCATAATCGCTACTCTGTCGCCTTTTTTCACACCAATTTTTATCAAATGATTGGCTAGTTTCAATGCGTCTTCTTGTAATTGTTCATAGGTGATGTTCTTTCCTAGAAAATGAATGGCTGTATGCTCAGGTGCAGCCTCTGCGGAGCTGAATAAGTAAGATTGCAACGTTTCATTTGGAATGGTGAGTTCGTGGGGAATTTGATTCGGGTAATGCAGAAGCCAACGTTTATCTGACTGCATAAAAACCCTCCTTCCTGAACTTTCGTACTATTTTATTATAGCAAACTTTTCCTTATGGCAGTTTGCTTTTTTCTAATAGAGCTTGGTTCAATTGCATACGTTTACTTTTTCGACGGTGTTTCTATAGAAGCTCTTTTTCCTTCATGATGCCACTGTTCATATAATCCACCGATTGCACGAAATGAGTCGTTAACTCTTTCCACGATCTGTTGATGGATACTAGGATCATTTGGTAAATGTGTCTGGATGTTGTCGACTTGATGCTTCCTCATCAAGTCAATGTATACCGTGAGGAAAATCGTATCTTCTAAAATCCAGTAAATGACTTCATCCGCCACTTTTGTTCTTTTATGTAGCATTTGAATCCCACGTTCATATTGAATAAGGATATAACCACTCGGATCGATCTGAATATATGGACTCAAATCATCAAAAAATCCTGACGTTTGAAATGGACGTGCAATATACGGTTCGTATATGTCTCTTGGCAGTGATGTCTTTTGAAGACAAGTATCAATACGCTTAATCAGTTCTTCTTTTTGCAGAATTTGCTTCATGTCAATTGCCACCTTTGATGAGATAAAAGCTGCCAAGGGATCCCTGGCAGCTTTCTAACATGTTTTCTTCATTTCACAGGAACATATAAACGGCACCAATGACCGCAAAAGTGCAGGCAACTACGATTAATACTTTTGCTAGCTTTTCCATGTCGTCTCCTTAAATGCCGGCTGCTACTACGTAAGACAGCCCAACTGAAATGATGAGTGAAATAAACCCGACCGCTCTATTGTCATTTTCAATCTCTTTATCTACTTTAAATCGTGGTGTTAAAAATTCAAAAATGAAATAGCTGACAAGCAGCATAACAAAGCCATATACGCCCCATCCAACCATTTGAAGAAGGGAATTGTGCTGTGCGATTGAATGCTGAAATACATTCGCAATCCCAAAGATCTTCCCGCCTGTAGCCATGGCAACAGCTAAGTTTCCCCGCTGGATCTCTTCCCAGTTTTTATAGGAGGTGACGAGTTCAAAAATGGTTAGAAATAAGACGAGACATAAGACGGCCACACTGTAATAAGCGGCAATTTCAACAAGTTCATTTTCCCAAAAGGCTTTCATGCGTTTTCTCCTTTTTACTTTAATTCGACGATGGTGACGCCTGATCCTCCCTCACCTTGTTCGCCAAAACGAGCATTTTTCACACTTCGATGCTGTTTCAGTAATTCCTGAACCCCTTTTCTGAGGGCACCAGTTCCTTTTCCGTGAATAATCGATACGCGCGGATAACCAGCTAATACCGCATCATCTAAGTATTTTTCGACTCTGCTTAATGCATTTTCATAGCGCTCTCCTCTTAAATCGAGCTCAAGCGAGACATGATAGTCTTTCCCTTTGATCGCCGTGATGGCTTTCTCTTGCTTAAATTCAGGTGCTGACTTGATAAATTCCATGTCTTTTTCTTTTACCTTCATTTTCAGAATGCCCATTTGGACACTCCATTCTTTATTTCCTGTTTGTTCAAGCAGCGTTCCTTTTTGCCCGAAGGTGAGTACTTTGACCTCGTCGCCTGACTTTAGCTGTCTTGCTGCTTTTTTCGCTGGCTCTGGCTTTTTCTTGCGATCAAACTCAGGAACCGCTTCTTCAAGACGCTTTCTCGCATCGATGAGT
Coding sequences:
- a CDS encoding YslB family protein; protein product: MNKFESNLEQLKEIEVNGFAYELIREVLLPDILGQDHSSMMYFAGKLLARKFPQESWEKIPEFFHDAGWGTLTMVHSKKQEIEFELEGPLVSNRLTYQKEPCFQMEAGFIAEQIQLLNEHVAESYEQVKKRADKVILTVKWDLRDPS
- a CDS encoding aspartate kinase, with protein sequence MGLIVQKFGGTSVGSTEKIRNAAERVIAEREAGHDVVVVVSAMGKSTDVLVDLAKELTDHPSKREMDMLLATGEQVTISLLTMALQAKGYDAISFTGWQAGMKTEQVHGNARIVDIDESRIKEELSAGKVVVVAGFQGIADEMHITTLGRGGSDTTAVALAAALKADKCDIYTDVPGVFTTDPRFVPAARKLAGISYDEMLELANLGAGVLHPRAVEFAKNYQVPLEVRSSIENEPGTLIEEESSMEQNLVVRGIAFEDQITRVTVCGLSSGLTTLSTIFTTLAKQNINVDIIIQSVTSTNQTSISFSVKTDDLSKTVEVLEEYKGALGYEQIETESKLAKVSIVGSGMVSNPGVAAEMFAVLAEKDIQVKMVSTSEIKVSTVVGRDDMVKAVEALHDAFDLSKVSAAAHS
- the uvrC gene encoding excinuclease ABC subunit UvrC, yielding MNKLIKEKLSVLPDQPGCYLMKDRQNTVIYVGKAKVLKNRVRSYFTGSHDAKTQRLVSEIEDFEYIVTSSNIEALILELNLIKKYDPKYNVMLKDDKTYPFIKITNERHPKLIVTRHVKKDKGKYFGPYPNVQAARETKKLLDRLYPLRKCATLPDRVCLYYHLGQCLAPCVYDISEETNKQLVDEITRFLNGGHQQIKKELSEKMQEAAEQLEFERAKELRDQIAYIDSTMEKQKMTMSDLSDRDVFAYAYDKGWMCVQVFFIRQGKLIERDVSLFPMYQDPEEEFLTFMGQFYAKNNHFLPKEILVPDSVDQEMIEQLLETNVLQPKKGKKKDLLLLAHQNAKIALKEKFSLIERDEERSIGAVKQLGDALNIYMPYRIEAFDNSNIQGADPVSAMVVFQDGKPYKKEYRKYKIKTVAGPDDYASMREVIRRRYTRVLKDELPLPDLILIDGGKGQINAAIDVLENELNLSVPVAGLVKDEKHRTSNLMMGDTLEIVALERNSQAFYLLQRIQDEVHRFAISFHRQLRGKNAFQSILDDVPGIGEKRKKQLLKHFGSVKKMKEASIQDFQDAGIPKQTAELLMEALKK
- the trxA gene encoding thioredoxin produces the protein MAIVKATDATFSQETAEGVVIADFWAPWCGPCKMIAPVLEELDQEMGDKMKIVKIDVDDNQETAGKYGVMSIPTLLVLKDGEVVETSVGFKPKEALAELVNKHL
- a CDS encoding alpha-N-arabinofuranosidase, with amino-acid sequence MKGTVKVNDVIGRISKHIYGHFQEHLGRGIYDGIWVGKDSSIDHIEGIRTDVLKALQALHIPVLRWPGGCFADEYHWANGVGDLSERKPMVNTHWGGTVESNAFGTHEFMKLCELLDCEPYICGNVGSGSVQELAEWIEYITFPKGTPMSEWRIQNGKQEPWNLTYVGVGNESWGCGGNMTPEYYADLYKRYQTYVREFTSQTIYKIACGANSNDVNWTKVLMERAAPWMDGLSLHYYTVPGTWEKKGSATEFDEDEWFVTLKKASEMERLVVDHGEIMDRYDPDKRIGMIIDEWGTWYDPEPGTNPGFLYQQNTLRDALVCALHFHIFHRHCQRIHMANIAQTVNVLQAMVLTKEEKMILTPTYHVFHMFQVHQEEEALEVEFVSTPYERKGEQIPRVSVSASRSSDKMHISFCHLHPQEQSKVSLAVEGVDAQTKVTGCVLTADRMNAHNTFDDPHAVQPAEFQQFAVKPSELTIDLPPMSVVMMTVDLA
- a CDS encoding electron transfer flavoprotein subunit alpha/FixB family protein, which encodes MSKTVVVLGESRDGKLRNVTFEAIAAAHQVAEGGEVIGVLIGDDVKGQADELLYYGADHVMIVEHPHLSYYTSDGFAQALQAILDQVNPGAVLFGHTSIGKDLSPKIAARLQTGLISDAIDVSVTGEHLVFTRPIYSGKAFEKVISTDRLLLATIRPNNVAPLERDTSRSGEITPVSVDIQNLRTIVKEVIKKTSEGVDLSEAKVIVAGGRGVKSKEGFEPLNELAETLGAAVGASRGACDADYCDYALQIGQTGKVVTPDLYIACGISGAIQHLAGMSNSKVIVAINKDPEAEIFKIADYGIVGDLFEVVPLLNEELKKMNIHS